A stretch of DNA from Streptomyces xanthii:
GTAGCCGACGAACCAGGCCGACTTGTTGCCGTCGGTCGTACCCGTCTTGCCGGCCACGTCGCGGCCGGGCAGCCGCGCCGCGGTACCGGTGCCCTTGTCGACCACGGTCTTCAGCACGTCGGTCACGTTGTCGGCGACCGGGTTGTCGAAGGCGCGCTTGGCCTGCGACTTGTGCTGGTAGATCGTCTCGCCCCCGTGGTCGATGGACTTCACCGAGTACGGGTCGTTCTGCTGACCGCTGTTGGCGAACGTCCCGTAGGCGCCGGCCATACGGATCGCACTGGGGTCGGAGGTGCCGAGGGAGAAGGACGGGTAGTTGGAGTCCGCGAAGCTGTCCTCCAGGAGGCCGGCCTTCGTCGCGGTCGCCCTCACCTTGTCGAGGCCGACGTCCATGCCCAGCTGCACATAGGCCGAGTTCACGGACTCGCGCATGGCCTCACGCAGGTCGATCTGGTAGCTGGGCGGGTTGTAGGACTGCTTGCCGTCGTTCTCCTGGTTCCACTCCTCGCCCTTCTCGTTCCGCCAGATCGTGCCGTCGTAGTCCTTGATCTTCAGGCCGTTCTTGCCGCTGAACAGGCTCTTCGGCGAGACGATCGTGCGCGTCGTCTCGTCCTGGTCGTTGCCGGCGTCCGGATCCTTGACGCCGTACTCGAAGGCCGCCGCCAGGACGAACGGCTTGAAGGTCGAGCCGACCTGGACACCGGTGACGTCGGCGTTGTTGGTGAAGTGCTTGGTCGCGTCCTCACCGCCGTAGATGGCCTCGATGGCCCCGTCCTTGGGGTTCACGGAGGCGCCACCGAACTGGACGTGCGTGTCGACCTTCTTGCCCTGGAACGTGCGCTTCGGGTCGAGGTTCTCCTTGCGGACCTTCTTGACCGCGTTCTCGAGCTCGTTCACCTTCTTGCGGTCGAAGGTGGTGTGGATCTCGTAGCCGCCCTTGCTGAGCTGCTGCTCGGTGATCTCCGTGTTCCTGAGGACACTCGCCTTGGCAAGGTCGACGAGATAACCGATCTGGCCGCTGAGCTGGGCGTTGCTGCGCGGGTTCTGCAGCTTGGGGAACTTGTCGAACTTGCCGCGCTCGGCCTGGGTGAGCCGGCCGTCCTTGACCTCTTCGTCGAGAATCCACTTCCAGCGGAGCTCGGCACGAGCGGTGTTCTTTTCCGCGGTGGCGTTGACCGGGTCGATACCGGGCGAGCCGGCCGGGTCGTAGTAGGTCGCGCCCTTGAGCACGGCCGCGAGGAACGCACACTCGCTCGCGTTGAGATCGGACGCGTCCTTGGCGAAGTAGGTACGGGCAGCCGCCTGGATGCCGTACGCGCCGCGCCCGTAGTACGCGGAGTTCAGGTAGCCGGCCATCACGTCGTCCTTGTCGACCGTTCGGCCGACCTTGATCGAGACGAGCAGCTCCTTGAACTTGCGGGAGACGGTCTGCGACTGGTCGTCCAGCATCGCGTTCTTCACGTACTGCTGGGTGATCGTCGAGCCACCCTGGGTCTCGCCGCCCTTGGCCATGTTGACCACGGCACGGGCGATACCCATCGGGTCGATGCCCTTGTCGGTCTCGAAGGTCTTGTTCTCCGCCGACATCACGGCGAAGCGCATCTCCTCCGGGATGTCCGCGTACTTGATGATCTGCCGGTTGGTCACACCACCGGTCGCGATCATCGGCTTGCCGTTGGACCAGTAGTAGACGTTGTTCTGCTGCTTGGCCGCGATCGCCACGTTCGGGACGCCCACCAGCGCGTACGCGACGCCCGCGACGGCCATGAGGCTGCCGAGGAAGCCCAGGCACAGTCCGGTCACCAGGCGCCAGGAGGGCACCCAGCGGCGCCAGCCGTCCTTGTAGGCACGCGGGTAGTCGATGAACCTCTTCTTCTCCGGGCGGGCCGGCCCACGGCCCCTGCCGCGTCCGGGCCCGTTCGGGCCACCGGGGCCGCCTCCGCCGCGGCGTCCGCCGCCACCGGCTCCACCGCGGCCCGCGCCGCCCTCGGGCGCCCTGCGCCTGCCTCCTCCGGCACCGCGCTGGGCGGCACGGCGCGCCTCCGCGCGGCCGCCCCAGGACGCTTCTCCGCCGCCTCCATAGGAATCGGACGGTGACACAGTGTTGTCGCGCGGCGCCGCGCGGCGCCCAGACGATGCTCCGGATGCTCCGCGACGGGCCGCGGCGCGCCCGCCGCCCTGCGGCTGCGGGGGCTTGCGACGGTGCTCGCTCATCGAACGACTACTCCTAGGGCAGGCGCGGCTGTCGCGCCTGGACGGCGGCTGGTTTCCGGTCCCCCCGAACTACGGACGAGCCCGTTCCGGCACTCACCCGTACTCCACCGGGGACGACGACGCCCCCAGGCATCACTTGGTTCCCGGTGGTCTGCATGGCGGACAGACTACGCACCGTCAAAACCCACCGAGAGGCGAAGTTCACCCCAAATCAGGCAAGTTGCTTCCTACGAATCGGTGATGTGACGCCGTTCACCGTGATCCCTCTTGTCCCAACCGTGACCTCGTTCTATCGTCGGGATGTATCGAGCCGATACATCAGCTCGACATAAAGAGTCGATACACAGGCCCGCGGCAGTGAGGAGGCGACATGAGCCGGCGTTCCGGGATCCTCGAGTTCGCCGTCCTCGGACTGCTCCGCGAGTCCCCGATGCACGGCTATGAGCTGCGCAAACGACTCAACACGTCGCTGGGGGTCTTCCGAGCCTTCAGTTACGGGACCCTCTACCCCTGCCTCAAGACGCTGGTCGCCAACGGCTGGTTGATCGAGGAGACGGGTGCCGGTCCCCAAGACGCTCCCGCGACCCCGCTCGCAGGACGTCGCGCCAAAATCGTCTACCGGTTGACGGCGGAAGGTAAGGAGCACTTCGAGGAGCTGCTCTCGCAGACCGGCCCCGATGCGTACGAGGACGAGCACTTCGCCGCGCGATTCGCCTTCTTCGGGCAGACATCGCGCGACGTGCGGATGCGCGTCCTCGAGGGCCGTCGCAGCCGGCTGGAGGAGCGACTCGAGAAGATGCGCCTCTCCTTCGCCCGCACCCGGGAGCGCCTGGACGACTACACGCTCGAGCTGCAGCGCCACGGCATGGAGTCCGTGGAGCGCGAAGTGCGCTGGCTGAACGAGCTCATCGAGAGCGAGCGCGCGGGTCGCGACCAGCAACGGTCGGGTCCGGGGGACGCAGCTCAGCAGGACACATCTGGAGAGACGGGCGGCCTGCCCCGGCATCGGGACAGCACCCGGCCGGATCCGTCCGACGACACCGCCATGTGAAGTCCGCTCAGGACTTCACCAGTACACACAGGGAGCAACCGGAATGGGTTCGGTTCGCGTAGCCATCGTCGGCGTAGGCAACTGCGCCGCCTCGCTGGTGCAGGGCGTCGAGTTCTACAAGGACGCTGACCCGGAGACCAAGGTCCCCGGCCTCATGCACGTCCAGTTCGGCGACTACCACGTCGGTGACGTCGAGTTCGTCGCCGCGTTCGACGTCGACGCGAAGAAGGTCGGCCTCGACCTGGCCGACGCCATCGGCGCCTCCGAGAACAACACCATCAAGATCTGCGACGTCCCGAACACGGGCGTCCAGGTCCAGCGTGGTCACACGCTCGACGGCCTCGGCAAGTACTACCGGGAGACGATCGAGGAGTCCGCCGAGGCTCCGGTCGACGTCGTCCAGATCCTCAAGGACAAGCAGGTCGACGTTCTGGTCTGCTACCTGCCCGTCGGTTCCGAGGACGCCGCGAAGTTCTACGCGCAGTGCGCCATCGACGCCAAGGTCGCGTTCGTCAACGCCCTCCCGGTCTTCATCGCCGGCACCAAGGAGTGGGCGGACAAGTTCACCGAGGCCGGTGTCCCGATCGTCGGCGACGACATCAAGTCGCAGGTCGGCGCCACCATCACGCACCGCGTGATGGCGAAGCTGTTCGAGGACCGCGGTGTCCGTCTCGAGCGCACCATGCAGCTCAACGTCGGCGGCAACATGGACTTCAAGAACATGCTCGAGCGTGACCGCCTCGAGTCGAAGAAGATCTCGAAGACC
This window harbors:
- a CDS encoding transglycosylase domain-containing protein, producing the protein MSEHRRKPPQPQGGGRAAARRGASGASSGRRAAPRDNTVSPSDSYGGGGEASWGGRAEARRAAQRGAGGGRRRAPEGGAGRGGAGGGGRRGGGGPGGPNGPGRGRGRGPARPEKKRFIDYPRAYKDGWRRWVPSWRLVTGLCLGFLGSLMAVAGVAYALVGVPNVAIAAKQQNNVYYWSNGKPMIATGGVTNRQIIKYADIPEEMRFAVMSAENKTFETDKGIDPMGIARAVVNMAKGGETQGGSTITQQYVKNAMLDDQSQTVSRKFKELLVSIKVGRTVDKDDVMAGYLNSAYYGRGAYGIQAAARTYFAKDASDLNASECAFLAAVLKGATYYDPAGSPGIDPVNATAEKNTARAELRWKWILDEEVKDGRLTQAERGKFDKFPKLQNPRSNAQLSGQIGYLVDLAKASVLRNTEITEQQLSKGGYEIHTTFDRKKVNELENAVKKVRKENLDPKRTFQGKKVDTHVQFGGASVNPKDGAIEAIYGGEDATKHFTNNADVTGVQVGSTFKPFVLAAAFEYGVKDPDAGNDQDETTRTIVSPKSLFSGKNGLKIKDYDGTIWRNEKGEEWNQENDGKQSYNPPSYQIDLREAMRESVNSAYVQLGMDVGLDKVRATATKAGLLEDSFADSNYPSFSLGTSDPSAIRMAGAYGTFANSGQQNDPYSVKSIDHGGETIYQHKSQAKRAFDNPVADNVTDVLKTVVDKGTGTAARLPGRDVAGKTGTTDGNKSAWFVGYTKQLSTAITMYRMDDNEKNKKREFLEMYGTGGQDKIHGASFPAEIWHDYMSQAMEGQPFESFPTPEPIGQVVGKPSPSPTPSMTASPSESASATPSPSQSSESTSPSPTETCNKWKDWTCTTNGGTTDGGTTDGGATDGGVTPDPSGSATDTTGSTRGNGNGGGLFGGTG
- a CDS encoding inositol-3-phosphate synthase — protein: MGSVRVAIVGVGNCAASLVQGVEFYKDADPETKVPGLMHVQFGDYHVGDVEFVAAFDVDAKKVGLDLADAIGASENNTIKICDVPNTGVQVQRGHTLDGLGKYYRETIEESAEAPVDVVQILKDKQVDVLVCYLPVGSEDAAKFYAQCAIDAKVAFVNALPVFIAGTKEWADKFTEAGVPIVGDDIKSQVGATITHRVMAKLFEDRGVRLERTMQLNVGGNMDFKNMLERDRLESKKISKTQAVTSQIRDRELGEKNVHIGPSDYVAWLDDRKWAYVRLEGRAFGEVPLNLEYKLEVWDSPNSAGVIIDALRAAKIAKDRGIGGPILSASSYFMKSPPVQYFDDEAYENVEKFIKGEVER
- a CDS encoding PadR family transcriptional regulator, producing the protein MSRRSGILEFAVLGLLRESPMHGYELRKRLNTSLGVFRAFSYGTLYPCLKTLVANGWLIEETGAGPQDAPATPLAGRRAKIVYRLTAEGKEHFEELLSQTGPDAYEDEHFAARFAFFGQTSRDVRMRVLEGRRSRLEERLEKMRLSFARTRERLDDYTLELQRHGMESVEREVRWLNELIESERAGRDQQRSGPGDAAQQDTSGETGGLPRHRDSTRPDPSDDTAM